In Gopherus flavomarginatus isolate rGopFla2 chromosome 1, rGopFla2.mat.asm, whole genome shotgun sequence, a single genomic region encodes these proteins:
- the LOC127037911 gene encoding endogenous retrovirus group 3 member 1 Env polyprotein-like, whose product MALPGNMGPFVFHMPSSCPSYSLGFWQPRILGPLWLLWAIFLPLGIAQLHAGWGSNPPKDFTVNTFEALKIAFAHEFNFSNCWICVQIPHHAAGLPWRVVPQNWSDFCQRWMVTTYSTSTNAGLRSNCTKEALYGLHNGSWIPYYNTTLKPHPIWLRSSPAGLMCFQQSSTSNHTWFAGSSTCRFYIGPGINFTVPLVTATGQQTGSRTFSLSTNDTLRNQKGNNGKASYDESFWVCGNSAYKWLPLGWYGSCYLGYLAPPLRVLAQAPSGRPRYQRSLYATVEPISQGDRFGMIFLPSCGVGRLAQLYQKLSVFLTQFANNTLAIEKSISSELYQLRLLALQNRQALDYVLASQGGVCALIGKECCTYVPDNAEDINKHILSTEQAFNQ is encoded by the coding sequence ATGGCCCTGCCTGGCAATATGGGTCCTTTTGTTTTTCATATGCCTTCTAGTTGTCCTTCTTATTCTTTGGGGTTTTGGCAACCTAGGATTTTAGgccctctatggctcctttgggcCATATTCCTCCCTCTTGGGATAGCCCAACTACATGCCGGTTGGGGTTCCAACCCTCCTAAGGATTTTACTGTTAACACCTTTGAAGCCCTAAAGATTGCTTTTGCCCATGAGTTTAATTTTTCCAATTGTTGGATTTGTGTCCAAATCCCACATCACGCTGCTGGGCTACCCTGGAGAGTTGTTCCCCAAAATTGGTCAGACTTCTGTCAAAGGTGGATGGTAACCACATACAGCACCTCTACTAATGCAGGTTTACGAAGTAATTGTACCAAAGAGGCCCTTTATGGTTTACACAATGGCTCTTGGATTCCTTATTATAATACTACACTTAAGCCCCATCCAATTTGGTTGCGCTCTTCACCCGCTGGTCTCATGTGCTTTCAGCAATCCAGTACAAGTAACCATACCTGGTTTGCAGGAAGTAGTACATGTAGGTTCTATATTGGTCCTGGTATAAATTTCACTGTCCCTTTAGTAACTGCCACTGGTCAACAGACCGGCAGTAgaactttctctctctccacaaaTGATACTCTACGAAACCAGAAAGGAAACAATGGAAAGGCTAGCTATGATGAATCATTCTGGGTCTGTGGTAATAGTGCCTATAAATGGCTTCCTCTTGGCTGGTATGGAAGTTGTTATTTGGGCTATCTTGCTCCTCCTCTCCGTGTCCTGGCCCAGGCCCCCTCAGGTCGCCCCAGGTATCAGCGATCTCTATATGCCACCGTTGAGCCTATCAGTCAGGGAGATAGGTTTGGAATGATATTCCTTCCATCATGTGGGGTGGGACGACTAGCCCAACTTTATCAAAAGCTTTCTGTGTTCCTCACCCAGTTTGCCAATAACACGCTGGCCATAGAAAAAAGCATCAGTTCTGAGCTTTATCAGCTCCGCCTGCTGGCCCTACAAAATCGCCAAGCTCTAGATTATGTTCTGGCTTCACAGGGCGGAGTATGTGCCCTTATTGGGAAAGAATGCTGTACATATGTCCCAGACAATGCAGAGGACATCAATAAGCACATTTTATCCACCGAGCAGGCTTTTAACCAGTGA